A genome region from Nocardioides cynanchi includes the following:
- a CDS encoding TMEM165/GDT1 family protein produces the protein MVDLAVIAVAFGAIFLVELPDKTFVAALVLATRYKPAAVWVGVGLAFLVQTAIACTVGQVVTYLPHRVVESVAALIFLVGAVLLLREAPKADAAEAATEEEYAAKAASPKAGLAAVGASFLVLFAAEWGDLSQLLTISLVGRYHDAWSVFVGAWGALLVVSGLAVVAGRFLLRHMRLSTIHYVGAGVCLLLAAVTAYQLVRG, from the coding sequence ATGGTGGACCTCGCCGTGATCGCCGTCGCCTTCGGCGCGATCTTCCTGGTCGAGCTGCCCGACAAGACCTTCGTCGCCGCGCTGGTGCTGGCGACCCGTTACAAGCCCGCCGCGGTGTGGGTCGGGGTCGGTCTCGCTTTCCTCGTGCAGACCGCGATCGCGTGCACCGTCGGCCAGGTGGTGACCTACCTGCCGCACCGCGTGGTCGAGTCGGTGGCCGCACTGATCTTCCTGGTCGGGGCCGTGCTGCTGCTCCGCGAGGCACCCAAGGCCGACGCCGCCGAGGCCGCCACCGAGGAGGAGTACGCCGCCAAGGCGGCCTCCCCCAAGGCCGGTCTGGCCGCGGTCGGCGCCAGCTTCCTGGTGCTGTTCGCCGCCGAGTGGGGCGACCTCTCCCAGCTGCTGACGATCAGCCTCGTGGGCCGCTACCACGACGCCTGGTCGGTCTTCGTCGGTGCGTGGGGCGCCCTGCTCGTGGTCTCCGGCCTGGCCGTGGTGGCGGGACGGTTCCTCCTGCGTCACATGCGCCTCTCGACGATCCACTACGTCGGTGCCGGTGTGTGTCTGCTGCTTGCGGCCGTCACGGCGTACCAGCTCGTGCGGGGGTGA
- a CDS encoding arginine deiminase → MSTNPTPGDRPTHGADSEVGRLGTVMLHRPGVELKRLTPRNNDRLLFDGIPWVARAQDEHDAFAAALRDRGVEVLYLMDLLTETLAAEEVRHVAITTALAGLHIGDTMRRWLGPMLSDASPAELATHLTAGIRNDEVRGGFGLVTSLLPDYDFLIDPLPNLLFTRDSSVWIRDHVTITSLAMPARARETQLTELIYTRHPRFAGTPRLHGWDTEHVEGGDVLLLAPGVLAIGVGERTTPAGAEQLAREVFGAGLAHTVLAVPIAQERATMHLDTVCTMVDVDKIVMYPNVADSLTAYAVTRAGGPDADDDLNLHVADAEHFLVAAAKAMGIDTLHQIDTGLDPVTAEREQWDDGNNTLAIAPRVAVAYERNDETNDRLEDAGIEVVRIAGSELGSGRGGPRCMSCPIARAPLG, encoded by the coding sequence ATGTCGACGAACCCCACCCCCGGCGACCGTCCCACGCACGGCGCCGACTCGGAGGTCGGCCGGCTCGGGACGGTGATGCTGCACCGACCCGGGGTCGAGCTGAAGCGGCTGACCCCGCGCAACAACGACCGACTGCTCTTCGACGGCATCCCGTGGGTCGCCCGGGCCCAGGACGAGCACGACGCCTTCGCCGCGGCGCTGCGGGACCGCGGGGTCGAGGTGCTCTACCTCATGGACCTGCTCACCGAGACGCTGGCCGCCGAGGAGGTACGCCACGTCGCCATCACCACAGCGCTGGCCGGCCTGCACATCGGTGACACGATGCGACGCTGGCTCGGGCCGATGCTCAGCGACGCGTCTCCTGCCGAGCTGGCCACGCACCTGACCGCCGGGATCCGCAACGACGAGGTGCGCGGCGGCTTCGGGCTGGTCACCTCGCTGCTGCCCGACTACGACTTCCTGATCGACCCGCTGCCCAACCTGCTGTTCACCCGCGACTCGTCGGTGTGGATCCGCGACCACGTCACGATCACCTCGCTGGCGATGCCGGCCCGGGCCCGGGAGACGCAGCTGACCGAGCTGATCTACACCCGGCACCCGCGCTTCGCGGGCACGCCGCGACTGCACGGCTGGGACACCGAGCACGTCGAGGGCGGCGACGTCCTGCTCCTGGCGCCGGGGGTGCTGGCGATCGGCGTGGGCGAGCGGACCACGCCCGCGGGCGCCGAGCAACTGGCCCGTGAGGTCTTCGGCGCGGGCCTGGCCCACACCGTGCTCGCGGTGCCGATCGCGCAGGAGCGGGCCACGATGCACCTCGACACCGTCTGCACGATGGTCGACGTCGACAAGATCGTGATGTACCCCAACGTCGCCGACTCGCTCACGGCGTACGCCGTCACCCGGGCCGGCGGCCCGGACGCCGACGACGACCTGAACCTGCACGTCGCGGACGCCGAGCACTTCCTGGTCGCCGCGGCCAAGGCGATGGGCATCGACACCCTGCACCAGATCGACACCGGCCTGGACCCGGTCACCGCCGAGCGCGAGCAGTGGGACGACGGCAACAACACCCTCGCCATCGCGCCCCGGGTCGCGGTCGCCTACGAGCGCAACGACGAGACCAACGACCGGCTCGAGGACGCCGGCATCGAGGTGGTCCGGATCGCCGGCTCGGAGCTCGGCTCCGGTCGCGGTGGGCCGCGGTGCATGAGCTGCCCGATCGCCCGGGCGCCGCTCGGCTGA
- a CDS encoding DUF5926 family protein has translation MAKRSRTKARDQVTAEGAVGPREPCPCGSGKRYKACHGSAGGAYVVRPFEGLAWEPDLVGLREFVAAATAPLAVGDRTVRLSTLLPMAAPAMVRDSGEVWLALQVRHSFGDPSRDLAAVLEKALATDEPGIVGLVDQPGPGPRLQDLVGDEPIEITVHDGFGFWLDDVPERDDAMVAALEEADAAAAPAARLTTVEAAYWTDAGAKEHLRWVRREPEAALVDGLARLVTAGDAALVEGSKVVGMFRAHGLVVPVWDLPAGTGADALEGPAAAFDQRLAAALASTADLSAEERATRSELANKQVTLR, from the coding sequence ATGGCCAAGAGATCCCGCACGAAGGCGCGCGACCAGGTGACCGCCGAGGGGGCCGTGGGTCCCCGTGAGCCGTGTCCCTGTGGGTCGGGCAAGCGGTACAAGGCCTGCCACGGCTCGGCCGGCGGCGCGTACGTCGTACGCCCGTTCGAGGGGCTGGCCTGGGAGCCGGACCTGGTCGGGCTGCGCGAGTTCGTGGCCGCGGCGACCGCTCCTCTGGCCGTCGGCGACCGGACCGTGCGGCTGTCCACGCTGCTGCCGATGGCGGCGCCGGCGATGGTGCGCGACAGCGGCGAGGTGTGGCTGGCGCTCCAGGTGCGGCACAGTTTCGGCGACCCGTCGCGGGACTTGGCTGCGGTGCTGGAGAAGGCCCTGGCCACCGACGAGCCCGGCATCGTGGGGCTGGTCGACCAACCCGGCCCCGGACCTCGGCTGCAGGACCTGGTCGGCGACGAGCCGATCGAGATCACCGTCCACGACGGCTTCGGCTTCTGGCTCGACGACGTCCCGGAGCGCGACGACGCGATGGTGGCCGCCCTCGAGGAGGCCGACGCCGCCGCGGCTCCGGCCGCGCGGCTGACCACGGTCGAGGCCGCGTACTGGACCGATGCCGGCGCCAAGGAGCACCTGCGCTGGGTCCGCCGCGAGCCCGAGGCCGCGCTCGTCGACGGGTTGGCGCGGCTGGTCACGGCCGGTGACGCCGCGCTGGTCGAGGGCTCGAAGGTGGTCGGCATGTTCCGGGCGCACGGGCTCGTCGTACCCGTCTGGGACCTGCCGGCCGGCACCGGCGCCGACGCCCTGGAAGGCCCCGCGGCGGCGTTCGACCAGCGCCTCGCCGCCGCCCTCGCGAGCACCGCCGACCTCTCCGCCGAGGAGCGCGCCACCCGCTCCGAGCTCGCCAACAAGCAGGTCACACTGCGCTGA
- a CDS encoding glycerophosphodiester phosphodiesterase family protein → MRPQVVAHRGASSTNAEHTLGAYVEAIREGAGALECDVRLTADGHLVCVHDRDLRRTASTRGLVSTMELADLDQLEFASWKNPWATLDDEAPDRDRDYDGVLTLRRLLETVASEDRPIEVAIETKHPTRYGGLVERRLVETLADFGWAGAESPVRVMSFSYVALQRMQRLAPDLRLVMLIDKARHWPVLKPVLEPGWILGPGIDALSRHPKFAGRLADTGRDVHVWTVNTHDQLDLCLDLGVEAVITDRPSEVLGWLGG, encoded by the coding sequence ATGCGGCCGCAGGTCGTCGCTCACCGCGGCGCGAGCTCCACGAACGCCGAGCACACCCTGGGTGCCTACGTCGAGGCCATCCGCGAAGGGGCCGGGGCCCTCGAGTGCGACGTGCGGTTGACCGCCGACGGCCACCTGGTCTGCGTGCACGACCGCGACCTGCGTCGTACGGCGAGCACCCGCGGGCTGGTCTCCACGATGGAGCTCGCCGACCTCGACCAGCTGGAGTTCGCCTCGTGGAAGAACCCCTGGGCGACCCTGGACGACGAGGCGCCCGACCGGGACCGCGACTACGACGGTGTGCTCACGCTGCGGCGGCTGCTGGAGACGGTCGCGTCCGAGGATCGACCGATCGAGGTGGCGATCGAGACCAAGCACCCCACGCGGTACGGCGGTCTGGTCGAGCGCCGCCTGGTCGAGACGCTCGCCGACTTCGGCTGGGCCGGTGCCGAGAGCCCGGTCCGGGTGATGAGCTTCTCCTACGTGGCGCTGCAGCGGATGCAGCGCCTGGCGCCCGACCTGCGGCTGGTGATGCTGATCGACAAGGCCCGGCACTGGCCGGTGCTCAAGCCGGTGCTCGAGCCCGGTTGGATCCTGGGCCCGGGGATCGACGCGCTGAGCCGGCACCCGAAGTTCGCCGGCCGGCTGGCCGACACCGGTCGCGACGTGCACGTGTGGACCGTCAACACCCACGACCAGCTGGACCTGTGCCTCGACCTCGGAGTGGAGGCCGTGATCACCGACCGGCCCAGCGAGGTGCTGGGGTGGCTCGGCGGCTAG
- a CDS encoding glyoxalase superfamily protein — protein MSDPKSMARRLRADLAQRGVELSHSEALEIVAHQYGVRDWNTLAAQPPEPVDPTVDRPALGAAVPILRTFDRAKAMEFYVDFLGFTLDWEHGGHADHSPLYAQVSRGATRLHLSEHYGDASPGGAALMPVADIEALHAELHDRDYDYARPGIREEDWGRVLVVVDPFNNRLVFHQPVTDDTVPRSTEAAGPIEHGYHLACSPAEAFSAFTRRIGDWWHTAYGPEGMTSIHVAPAVGGPAMMRLADGTAYQWGTVTAWEQPEHYAQTFTLAQDPEHPSTLEAWFAPHPDGGCAFRFAHGGWTAGNLAGRARFTEWPILLDRFAAVAEGRPVPEVPDHVLQGGG, from the coding sequence ATGTCGGACCCCAAGTCGATGGCCCGCAGGCTGCGCGCCGACCTCGCCCAGCGCGGGGTGGAGCTCAGCCACAGCGAGGCCCTCGAGATCGTCGCCCACCAGTACGGCGTACGCGACTGGAACACCCTGGCGGCCCAGCCTCCCGAACCCGTCGACCCGACGGTCGACCGGCCCGCCCTCGGTGCGGCGGTGCCGATCCTGCGGACCTTCGACCGCGCCAAGGCGATGGAGTTCTACGTCGACTTCCTCGGCTTCACCCTGGACTGGGAGCACGGCGGTCACGCGGACCACTCCCCGCTCTACGCGCAGGTCTCCCGCGGTGCGACCCGTCTGCATCTCAGTGAGCACTACGGCGACGCAAGCCCGGGCGGGGCCGCCCTGATGCCGGTGGCCGACATCGAGGCACTGCACGCCGAGCTCCACGACCGCGACTACGACTACGCCCGACCGGGCATCCGCGAGGAGGACTGGGGCCGGGTGCTCGTGGTCGTGGATCCCTTCAACAACCGGCTGGTCTTCCACCAGCCGGTCACCGACGACACCGTGCCGCGCTCGACCGAGGCCGCGGGTCCGATCGAGCACGGCTACCACCTGGCGTGCTCGCCCGCCGAGGCGTTCTCGGCCTTCACCAGACGCATCGGCGACTGGTGGCACACCGCCTACGGGCCGGAGGGGATGACCTCGATCCACGTGGCGCCGGCGGTCGGCGGCCCGGCGATGATGCGCCTGGCCGACGGCACGGCGTACCAGTGGGGAACGGTGACCGCCTGGGAGCAGCCGGAGCACTACGCCCAGACCTTCACCCTGGCCCAGGACCCCGAGCACCCGAGCACGCTGGAGGCGTGGTTCGCACCCCACCCCGACGGCGGCTGCGCGTTCCGCTTCGCCCACGGCGGCTGGACGGCGGGCAACCTGGCGGGCCGGGCGCGGTTCACCGAGTGGCCGATCCTGCTGGACCGCTTCGCCGCGGTCGCGGAGGGGCGTCCGGTCCCCGAGGTCCCCGACCACGTGCTCCAGGGCGGCGGCTAA
- a CDS encoding GNAT family N-acetyltransferase yields MSDISVRDNPADNRFEAFVDGKLAGFSAYALSDGVIAFTHTEVDDAFEGHGVGSALVRQSLDQVRESGTLQVKALCPFVRVWIEHHPDYQDLTRPR; encoded by the coding sequence ATGAGCGACATCTCGGTGCGCGACAACCCGGCTGACAACCGCTTCGAGGCGTTCGTGGACGGGAAGCTCGCCGGCTTCTCGGCCTACGCGCTGTCCGACGGCGTGATCGCGTTCACCCACACCGAGGTGGACGACGCGTTCGAGGGCCACGGTGTCGGCTCGGCCCTGGTCCGGCAGTCGCTCGACCAGGTCCGTGAGAGCGGCACCCTGCAGGTCAAGGCGCTGTGCCCCTTCGTCCGGGTCTGGATCGAGCACCACCCCGACTACCAGGACCTGACCCGACCCCGATGA
- a CDS encoding DinB family protein produces the protein MSLSADLGRYLQEGRDSVVRALDGLGEYDVRRPVVPSGTNLLGLVKHLTGVELGYLGASLGRPAPVSLPWEEDGSVWESADMWATPDQSREELLGLYRVAWQHSDESLARFPLDAPASVPWWPEERRTTTFGALVVRVVAETAQHAGHCDLAREIVDGRRGRDADDLGDETWWTAYVERIQAAADTFRDA, from the coding sequence ATGAGCCTCTCCGCCGACCTCGGTCGCTACCTCCAGGAGGGGCGCGACTCGGTGGTGCGGGCCCTCGACGGTCTCGGCGAGTACGACGTGCGCCGCCCGGTGGTGCCCTCCGGCACCAACCTGCTCGGACTGGTCAAGCACCTGACCGGCGTCGAGCTCGGCTATCTCGGGGCCAGCCTCGGGCGGCCCGCACCCGTCTCGCTGCCCTGGGAGGAGGACGGCTCGGTGTGGGAGTCGGCCGACATGTGGGCGACCCCCGACCAGAGCCGGGAGGAGCTGCTCGGCCTCTACCGGGTGGCCTGGCAGCACAGCGACGAGTCCCTGGCCCGGTTTCCCCTCGACGCGCCGGCATCGGTGCCGTGGTGGCCGGAGGAGCGTCGTACGACGACGTTCGGCGCGCTGGTCGTGCGGGTGGTCGCCGAGACCGCGCAGCACGCCGGCCACTGCGACCTGGCCCGCGAGATCGTCGACGGGCGTCGGGGCCGCGACGCCGACGACCTCGGCGACGAGACGTGGTGGACGGCCTACGTCGAGCGGATCCAGGCCGCCGCGGACACCTTCCGCGACGCCTGA
- a CDS encoding serine/threonine-protein kinase, which translates to MTRVEAGTTLGSRYVLDERVASGGMADVWAAEDSVLQRRVAVKVMRPDPDHEELFALRFRDEALHSASLIHTNIATLFDYGEDDGVAFLVMELVDGKPLSLLIKEQGTLDPDQVRSIVGQCALALGVAHEARVVHRDVKPANILVREDGLVKLTDFGIARAVDASGHTRAGDLLGTPNYISPEQALGRPATGASDLYALGVVGHEMLTGSKPFDKGTPIATAMSHLHEAPPPLPDDVPEDLAGVIEHLLEKDPRNRPENARAVAVRLGLADHEIMGLSLGLAQAVYGESSLDDAVIIDPDPTPAEPTGTMAVDRAALFEQ; encoded by the coding sequence GTGACGCGTGTCGAGGCAGGCACGACGCTGGGCAGCCGCTACGTCCTCGACGAGCGCGTCGCCTCGGGCGGGATGGCCGACGTCTGGGCCGCCGAGGACAGCGTGCTCCAGCGCCGGGTGGCCGTGAAGGTGATGCGCCCGGACCCCGACCACGAGGAGCTGTTCGCGCTCCGGTTCCGCGACGAGGCCCTGCACTCCGCGTCGCTGATCCACACCAACATCGCCACGCTGTTCGACTACGGCGAGGACGACGGCGTGGCCTTCCTCGTGATGGAGCTGGTCGACGGCAAGCCGCTGTCGCTGCTGATCAAGGAGCAAGGCACCCTCGACCCCGACCAGGTGCGCTCGATCGTCGGGCAGTGCGCGCTGGCGCTCGGCGTGGCCCACGAGGCGAGGGTCGTGCACCGCGACGTGAAGCCGGCCAACATCCTGGTCCGTGAGGACGGTCTGGTGAAGCTCACGGACTTCGGGATCGCCCGGGCCGTCGACGCCTCGGGCCACACCCGAGCCGGCGACCTGCTCGGCACGCCCAACTACATCAGCCCCGAGCAGGCGCTGGGACGCCCGGCCACCGGAGCCAGCGACCTGTACGCCCTGGGCGTGGTGGGCCACGAGATGCTGACCGGGTCGAAGCCGTTCGACAAGGGCACTCCGATCGCGACCGCGATGAGCCACCTGCACGAGGCGCCGCCGCCGCTCCCGGACGACGTACCCGAGGATCTCGCAGGCGTCATCGAGCACCTCCTGGAGAAGGACCCGCGCAACCGGCCCGAGAACGCGCGGGCGGTCGCGGTCCGGCTCGGCCTCGCCGACCACGAGATCATGGGACTGTCGCTCGGGCTGGCCCAGGCGGTCTACGGCGAGTCCTCGCTCGACGACGCCGTGATCATCGATCCGGACCCGACGCCCGCCGAGCCCACGGGCACCATGGCCGTGGACCGGGCAGCTCTCTTCGAGCAGTGA
- a CDS encoding ATP-binding protein, whose product MDPIRNPYAPGAGQRPPELAGRGPQLGAFDVVLERVARGRPERSVVLTGLRGVGKTVLLNALRSAAVRRGWGTGKLEARPDQGLRRPLASAVHQAVRELGHPDEESVTHVLGVVRSFAQREAGSGAKLRDQWNPGIDAPAVRGRADSGDIEIDLVELFTDLGGLAADRGHGIAVFVDEMQDLGPDDVSALCAACHEISQSGLPLIVVGAGLPHLPAVLSAAKSYSERLFSFQRIDRLDREAADLALRVPAEAEDASYDEEALAALYAATGGYPYFIQAYGKTVWDLAPRSPITAADVAVGAPEAERELAVGFFGSRYERATPGEREYLRGMADAATARADRGEVLDDVESVPTAEVAAALGKKPQSLSPARDALLKKGLIYSGERGRIAFTVPHFGAFLRSR is encoded by the coding sequence ATGGACCCGATCCGCAACCCCTATGCGCCCGGCGCCGGTCAGCGGCCGCCCGAGCTGGCCGGTCGCGGTCCGCAGCTGGGTGCCTTCGACGTGGTGCTGGAGCGGGTGGCCAGGGGACGTCCCGAGCGCAGTGTCGTCCTCACCGGGCTGCGAGGTGTGGGCAAGACCGTGCTGCTCAACGCGCTTCGTTCCGCGGCGGTACGACGTGGCTGGGGTACCGGCAAGCTCGAGGCCCGGCCCGACCAGGGGCTGCGACGCCCGCTGGCGTCGGCCGTGCACCAGGCGGTGCGCGAGCTCGGCCATCCCGACGAGGAGTCGGTGACCCACGTGCTCGGCGTGGTGCGCTCGTTCGCCCAGCGCGAGGCCGGGTCCGGCGCCAAGCTCCGCGACCAGTGGAACCCCGGCATCGATGCACCCGCGGTGCGCGGCCGGGCCGACTCCGGAGACATCGAGATCGACCTGGTCGAGCTCTTCACCGACCTCGGCGGCCTGGCTGCCGACCGCGGCCACGGCATCGCGGTGTTCGTCGACGAGATGCAGGACCTCGGCCCCGACGACGTGTCGGCCCTGTGCGCCGCCTGCCACGAGATCAGCCAGTCGGGACTGCCGCTGATCGTGGTCGGCGCCGGCCTGCCCCACCTGCCGGCCGTGCTCTCGGCCGCGAAGTCCTACTCGGAGCGGCTCTTCTCCTTCCAGCGGATCGACCGCCTCGACCGCGAGGCGGCCGACCTCGCGCTGCGGGTACCCGCCGAGGCCGAGGACGCGTCGTACGACGAGGAGGCGCTGGCCGCGCTGTACGCCGCCACCGGCGGCTACCCCTACTTCATCCAGGCCTACGGCAAGACCGTGTGGGACCTCGCGCCCCGGTCGCCGATCACCGCCGCCGACGTCGCCGTCGGCGCGCCGGAGGCCGAGCGCGAGCTGGCAGTCGGGTTCTTCGGCTCCCGCTACGAGCGCGCGACACCGGGGGAGCGGGAGTACCTGCGCGGCATGGCCGATGCCGCCACGGCGCGGGCCGACCGCGGTGAGGTGCTCGACGACGTCGAGTCGGTGCCCACAGCCGAGGTGGCGGCGGCCTTGGGCAAGAAGCCGCAGTCCCTCTCCCCGGCGCGCGACGCGTTGCTGAAGAAGGGCCTGATCTACTCCGGCGAGCGTGGCCGGATCGCCTTCACCGTGCCCCACTTCGGGGCGTTCCTGCGGTCGCGGTGA
- a CDS encoding MFS transporter produces MTATTSPLRGGLGPRYKWIALSNTTLGVLIATINSSILLIALPDIFRGLEIDPLAPGNSSYLLWLIMGYLVVTAVLVVAFGRLGDMYGRVKMYNAGFAIFTFFSIALSVVWLTGSAGVLYLIVMRLLQGVGGALLMANSSAIITDAFPADQRGLALGLNMVAGIAGSFLGLVIGGVLAPIDWRLVFLVSVPFSLFGTLWGYLKLRDLSPRRHHVMDWWGNLTFATGLIGVLVAITYGIQPYGSHIMGWTNPWVMGSLLGGVALLVVFCVIETRVEHPMFHIDLFKVRAFFYGNLASLLAGLGRGGLMFILIIWLQGIWLPRHGYSFESTPLWAGIFMLPMTVGFLVAGPLSGWLSDRYGARWFATGGMLIAAVSFVWFALLPVDFAYWSFAAALFANGFGMGLFASPNRAAVMNALPANRRGVGGGMSTTFQNTSMVLSIGIFFSLMIAGLAGSLPATMQAGLTAHGVPAAQAHAVAGLPPVSVLFASLLGYNPVQSLVGDHTLSTLRPTDASYLTGHSFFPSLISGPFHDGLVVAFAFAIGACLVAAVASWLMGGKFVHADDQHEEVPVDFAQPEVGAPEAART; encoded by the coding sequence ATGACTGCCACGACCTCACCACTGCGCGGCGGGCTCGGCCCGCGCTACAAGTGGATCGCCCTGTCCAACACCACGCTCGGCGTGCTGATCGCCACGATCAACTCCTCGATCCTGCTGATCGCGCTGCCCGACATCTTCCGCGGGCTGGAGATCGACCCGCTCGCGCCCGGCAACTCCAGCTACCTGCTCTGGCTGATCATGGGCTATCTCGTGGTCACCGCGGTGCTGGTGGTGGCGTTCGGGCGCCTCGGTGACATGTACGGCCGGGTGAAGATGTACAACGCCGGCTTCGCGATCTTCACGTTCTTCTCGATCGCCCTCAGCGTGGTCTGGCTGACCGGATCGGCCGGCGTGCTCTACCTGATCGTGATGCGCCTGCTCCAGGGCGTCGGCGGAGCGCTGCTGATGGCCAACTCCAGCGCGATCATCACCGACGCGTTCCCCGCCGACCAGCGTGGCCTGGCGCTCGGCCTGAACATGGTGGCGGGCATCGCCGGCTCGTTCCTCGGCCTCGTCATCGGCGGGGTCCTGGCCCCGATCGACTGGCGACTGGTCTTCCTCGTCTCGGTGCCGTTCAGCCTCTTCGGCACGCTGTGGGGCTACCTCAAGCTCCGCGACCTCAGCCCCCGCCGCCACCACGTCATGGACTGGTGGGGCAACCTCACCTTCGCGACCGGCTTGATCGGCGTGCTGGTCGCGATCACCTACGGCATCCAGCCCTACGGCAGCCACATCATGGGCTGGACCAACCCGTGGGTGATGGGCTCGCTGCTCGGCGGGGTCGCGCTGCTCGTGGTCTTCTGCGTGATCGAGACCCGCGTCGAGCACCCGATGTTCCACATCGACCTGTTCAAGGTGCGCGCCTTCTTCTACGGCAACCTGGCCAGCCTGCTCGCCGGCCTCGGCCGCGGCGGGCTGATGTTCATCCTGATCATCTGGCTCCAGGGCATCTGGCTGCCCCGGCACGGCTACTCCTTCGAGTCCACGCCGCTGTGGGCCGGCATCTTCATGCTGCCGATGACCGTCGGCTTCCTGGTCGCGGGCCCGCTGTCCGGCTGGCTGTCCGACCGGTACGGCGCGCGCTGGTTCGCCACCGGGGGAATGCTGATCGCGGCGGTCAGCTTCGTGTGGTTCGCGCTGCTGCCGGTCGACTTCGCCTACTGGTCGTTCGCCGCGGCCCTGTTCGCCAACGGGTTCGGGATGGGGCTGTTCGCCTCGCCCAACCGGGCCGCAGTGATGAACGCCCTGCCCGCGAACCGGCGCGGGGTCGGCGGCGGCATGAGCACGACGTTCCAGAACACCTCGATGGTGCTCTCCATCGGCATCTTCTTCTCGCTGATGATCGCCGGGCTCGCCGGCTCACTGCCGGCCACCATGCAGGCCGGCCTCACCGCGCACGGCGTTCCCGCGGCGCAGGCGCACGCGGTCGCCGGGCTGCCCCCGGTGTCGGTGCTGTTCGCCTCCCTGCTCGGCTACAACCCCGTGCAGTCGCTGGTCGGCGACCACACCCTGAGCACCCTGCGCCCGACCGACGCGTCGTACCTCACCGGGCACTCGTTCTTCCCGTCGCTCATCTCCGGCCCGTTCCACGACGGCCTGGTCGTCGCCTTCGCCTTCGCGATCGGGGCCTGCCTGGTCGCAGCCGTGGCGTCCTGGCTGATGGGCGGGAAGTTCGTGCACGCCGACGACCAGCACGAGGAGGTCCCGGTCGACTTCGCCCAGCCCGAGGTCGGCGCCCCCGAGGCGGCCCGGACATGA
- a CDS encoding MarR family winged helix-turn-helix transcriptional regulator → MSRTASSSDLTGLAAEVRTEVARLAYHLRTPATRSGITPTRLAALAALARHPDGLRQGDLADLMNISAPSTTRLVEIMCEAGWIDRRRDPEDGRALVLALSPVGEKTLETLRQETTSVLSGELADLTQDELATLEAAVPVLRKLADRHVDAPRG, encoded by the coding sequence ATGAGCCGGACCGCCTCCTCGAGTGACCTGACCGGGCTGGCCGCCGAGGTCCGCACCGAGGTGGCCCGACTGGCCTACCACCTGCGCACGCCGGCGACCCGGTCGGGCATCACCCCGACCCGCCTCGCAGCGCTGGCCGCCCTGGCCCGGCACCCCGACGGCCTGCGCCAGGGCGACCTGGCCGACCTGATGAACATCTCGGCGCCCAGCACCACCCGGCTGGTCGAGATCATGTGCGAGGCGGGCTGGATCGACCGCCGCCGCGACCCGGAGGACGGTCGGGCCCTGGTGCTCGCGCTGTCCCCAGTCGGGGAGAAGACGCTCGAGACCCTGCGCCAGGAGACGACCTCCGTGCTCAGCGGTGAGCTCGCCGACCTCACGCAGGACGAGCTGGCCACCCTCGAGGCCGCCGTACCCGTGCTCCGCAAGCTCGCCGACCGGCACGTCGACGCCCCGCGGGGTTGA